The following coding sequences are from one Rhineura floridana isolate rRhiFlo1 chromosome 2, rRhiFlo1.hap2, whole genome shotgun sequence window:
- the TRMT5 gene encoding tRNA (guanine(37)-N1)-methyltransferase isoform X1: MMMKRGGRAFMAERHGAGMRIFRLLNGFFARLLNVKYFGTATSNTSFPAVWILCGQSLNRLPVHLVVAQRNSFCAMLEVLDMKFDLDLHLPHPRVRGMTTLDRAAFKRDVVIPALKVNSDIINKVVKSIKGVLLKRPGITRVREDPEDESRRFLLLDPHRISPNCSLSESEQQILKSFNISPEIVKYNLELTYDHFKVEEILQAVLPKGQEVPTAFSRVGHIAHLNLRDHQLPYKHIIGQVIIDKNSGITCAVNKTNTIENAYRNFQMEVLAGDEANMITKVKENHLVYEFDFSKVYWNPRLSTEHMRIINLLKPGDLLFDVFAGVGPFAVPAAKKGCVVFANDLNPESYKWLQRNCKLNKVDKKVKVFNMDGRDFLEGPVKEELENQLSLKERKCSLHIVMNLPAMAVEFLGIFRHLLDGEPSSADLPTVHCYSFSKHDNPVQDVQDRVETCLGTSLEGLCSVELVRNVAPNKEMMCITFSLPAKVLYKPLSSLAGADNPQEPVSKRLRSSEESPEEKMNLMV, encoded by the exons atgatgatgaagcGGGGAGGCCGGGCCTTTATGGCTGAGAGACACGGTGCCGGCATGAG GATTTTCAGGCTATTAAACGGCTTCTTTGCTAGACTCCTGAATGTGAAATATTTTGGAACAGCTACATCAAATACATCATTTCCAGCAGTCTGGATACTTTGTGGTCAGTCTCTTAATAGGCTGCCTGTACATCTTGTGGTTGCTCAGAGAAATAGTTTCTGTGCCATGCTGGAGGTACTTGACATGAAATTTGACCTTGACCTGCACTTACCTCATCCCAGGGTCCGTGGAATGACCACCCTTGACAGAGCCGCCTTCAAGAGGGATGTTGTCATCCCAGCTCTTAAGGTTAACAGCGACATCATAAACAAAGTTGTGAAGTCTATCAAAGGAGTGCTGCTGAAGCGACCAGGTATCACAAGGGTCAGGGAAGACCCAGAAGATGAAAGCAGAAGGTTCCTTTTATTAGATCCTCACAGAATATCTCCCAACTGTTCCCTGAGCGAATCTGAGCAACAAATCTTAAAGAGCTTTAACATTAGCCCTGAGATAGTCAAGTACAACCTGGAACTGACTTATGACCATTTCAAGGTGGAAGAAATTCTGCAAGCAGTGCTTCCTAAAGGTCAGGAAGTGCCCACTGCTTTTAGCAGAGTTGGCCACATAGCTCACTTGAATTTGAGAGACCATCAGCTGCCCTACAAACATATAATAG GCCAAGTTATCATTGACAAGAACTCAGGAATCACCTGCGCCGTAAATAAAACCAATACCATAGAGAATGCTTATCGAAACTTTCAAATGGAGGTATTAGCTGGAGATGAGGCCAATATGATCACAAAG GTTAAGGAAAACCACCTCGTGTACGAATTTGATTTTTCCAAAGTCTACTGGAACCCTCGCCTCTCCACAGAACACATGCGCATCATCAACCTCCTAAAGCCGGGCGACCTTCTTTTTGACGTCTTTGCCGGGGTGGGGCCTTTTGCAGTTCCTGCAGCAAAGAAGGGCTGTGTTGTGTTTGCAAATGATCTCAACCCTGAATCCTACAAGTGGCTGCAGCGCAACTGTAAGCTAAACAAAGTGGACAAGAAAGTCAAAGTCTTCAACATGGACGGCAGAGATTTCCTAGAGGGCCCGGTGAAGGAAGAACTGGAAAATCAGCTTTCTTTGAAGGAGCGCAAGTGCTCCCTGCATATTGTCATGAACTTGCCAGCCATGGCAGTTGAATTCTTGGGTATCTTCAGGCACCTCTTGGACGGAGAGCCAAGCAGTGCTGACCTTCCCACAGTGCACTGCTACTCCTTTTCCAAGCATGACAACCCTGTACAAGATGTTCAGGATAGAGTCGAAACTTGCTTGGGAACTTCCTTAGAGGGCCTTTGCTCTGTGGAATTGGTGAGGAATGTTGCGCCCAATAAGGAAATGATGTGCATCACCTTCTCTCTCCCAGCCAAGGTGTTGTACAAGCCGCTGTCTTCTCTGGCAG GTGCAGATAATCCCCAGGAACCGGTATCTAAACGCCTACGCTCAAGTGAAGAGTCCCCTGAAGAAAAAATGAATCTGATGGTCTAG
- the TRMT5 gene encoding tRNA (guanine(37)-N1)-methyltransferase isoform X2 produces the protein MMMKRGGRAFMAERHGAGMRVRGMTTLDRAAFKRDVVIPALKVNSDIINKVVKSIKGVLLKRPGITRVREDPEDESRRFLLLDPHRISPNCSLSESEQQILKSFNISPEIVKYNLELTYDHFKVEEILQAVLPKGQEVPTAFSRVGHIAHLNLRDHQLPYKHIIGQVIIDKNSGITCAVNKTNTIENAYRNFQMEVLAGDEANMITKVKENHLVYEFDFSKVYWNPRLSTEHMRIINLLKPGDLLFDVFAGVGPFAVPAAKKGCVVFANDLNPESYKWLQRNCKLNKVDKKVKVFNMDGRDFLEGPVKEELENQLSLKERKCSLHIVMNLPAMAVEFLGIFRHLLDGEPSSADLPTVHCYSFSKHDNPVQDVQDRVETCLGTSLEGLCSVELVRNVAPNKEMMCITFSLPAKVLYKPLSSLAGADNPQEPVSKRLRSSEESPEEKMNLMV, from the exons atgatgatgaagcGGGGAGGCCGGGCCTTTATGGCTGAGAGACACGGTGCCGGCATGAG GGTCCGTGGAATGACCACCCTTGACAGAGCCGCCTTCAAGAGGGATGTTGTCATCCCAGCTCTTAAGGTTAACAGCGACATCATAAACAAAGTTGTGAAGTCTATCAAAGGAGTGCTGCTGAAGCGACCAGGTATCACAAGGGTCAGGGAAGACCCAGAAGATGAAAGCAGAAGGTTCCTTTTATTAGATCCTCACAGAATATCTCCCAACTGTTCCCTGAGCGAATCTGAGCAACAAATCTTAAAGAGCTTTAACATTAGCCCTGAGATAGTCAAGTACAACCTGGAACTGACTTATGACCATTTCAAGGTGGAAGAAATTCTGCAAGCAGTGCTTCCTAAAGGTCAGGAAGTGCCCACTGCTTTTAGCAGAGTTGGCCACATAGCTCACTTGAATTTGAGAGACCATCAGCTGCCCTACAAACATATAATAG GCCAAGTTATCATTGACAAGAACTCAGGAATCACCTGCGCCGTAAATAAAACCAATACCATAGAGAATGCTTATCGAAACTTTCAAATGGAGGTATTAGCTGGAGATGAGGCCAATATGATCACAAAG GTTAAGGAAAACCACCTCGTGTACGAATTTGATTTTTCCAAAGTCTACTGGAACCCTCGCCTCTCCACAGAACACATGCGCATCATCAACCTCCTAAAGCCGGGCGACCTTCTTTTTGACGTCTTTGCCGGGGTGGGGCCTTTTGCAGTTCCTGCAGCAAAGAAGGGCTGTGTTGTGTTTGCAAATGATCTCAACCCTGAATCCTACAAGTGGCTGCAGCGCAACTGTAAGCTAAACAAAGTGGACAAGAAAGTCAAAGTCTTCAACATGGACGGCAGAGATTTCCTAGAGGGCCCGGTGAAGGAAGAACTGGAAAATCAGCTTTCTTTGAAGGAGCGCAAGTGCTCCCTGCATATTGTCATGAACTTGCCAGCCATGGCAGTTGAATTCTTGGGTATCTTCAGGCACCTCTTGGACGGAGAGCCAAGCAGTGCTGACCTTCCCACAGTGCACTGCTACTCCTTTTCCAAGCATGACAACCCTGTACAAGATGTTCAGGATAGAGTCGAAACTTGCTTGGGAACTTCCTTAGAGGGCCTTTGCTCTGTGGAATTGGTGAGGAATGTTGCGCCCAATAAGGAAATGATGTGCATCACCTTCTCTCTCCCAGCCAAGGTGTTGTACAAGCCGCTGTCTTCTCTGGCAG GTGCAGATAATCCCCAGGAACCGGTATCTAAACGCCTACGCTCAAGTGAAGAGTCCCCTGAAGAAAAAATGAATCTGATGGTCTAG